Part of the Oreochromis aureus strain Israel breed Guangdong linkage group 20, ZZ_aureus, whole genome shotgun sequence genome, AAATATCTTCTGGATCATCcagatgtttttttattaagtAAATGTGAGATgagcttttgcattctttttgGTCTACAGTGATTTCCACCTTTGtgatttttgcccagtctctttgttattgttgaattatgttcatttgtagatattagttgttgggttatctttgtctaatattaaaatctgtctGATGACCTGGTGTCCCACTGCACACTGATCACCAAGGCACATTACCTAGCTCTTTCATACTATTCTTAAGTGGTACGAGTTAGGGCCAATGCAGGgaacattgtgggttttttaataattttcagTGAGATTTAAAAACAGGGATGTTACATATCGTCCTCTTCAGAACAACACAGGGGCCATGACAGGCCAAGTTTTCACTGATCATAAATAAGCCAGGCTGTGTATCAGGAGAGGTTTATTGAAGAGTCTCTGTGGTGATAAAAACTGAAGTCAGTGTTTTCAAAAACTGTCAGGtgtgaaaacaaaccacataaaacacatttactgtACAAATGCCAAAGATCCAGAAGGCTTATTCAACGCTTTCTGATtcactcactgacacacacacacacacacacacacacacacacacacacacacacacacacacacagccaagcTGTTTGCCCTCAGGCCAGGGTTGTACCCCGTTTAGTTCCCAGTACTGATCACGCAGCTGTCTTCCTGAACCACCCTCTCCTCTCCCCTGAGTACATGGACACGCCTCCTCTCACCTACCATAAACGCTTTTGTATTTGTTCGTTCATTTTAAGCAAGATTTGTTTTGTCAAACATGATCATTTCAAATAATTTCTCATTTTGCATACAGAGATATTTTTACCCAAGTTAATCCTGCGGTGACGTGCGAAGCTCTGGCAAGACGTCAGCAGAAGTCGAGTGTATGTGCAGTGAAGGGACAGGTCTAGGACGTCACCTGAGGCTTTGGGTTTGGTTCCCATGGATCAAGCGATCAGCAGAGGGCAGAGATAACTGCTTTTctaattcattttcaaaaggGTCATTATCATTTATTATACCTTGGCTCTTGGGTTATAGTTAGTAACAAAAACCTGTACCCAAGCCcactgtgctttttttcccccccaaattCGTCAATTCATATTTAATGGTGAGTCAAACAAAATTCCATCAGAGATAAAAATGTTGGTGACCCTTATGTTACGTATGGGAAACGCAAACTGTACCAAAGCAATGACACCAACAATACTGACCGGGAAACTTTTCTACATGTATGTGGCACAAAAAGAGTTTGCCCTCTGCAAACTGACAAATACATTGTGACAAATAACtaagccaaaaaaaaacaaaaaaaaagaatttttttttttttaaatcagatgcCACCTAATTAGTCTTTCATCCCACAGAAACAGTTCTATTCTGCAACTTTGGAAGCAAGCTCCTAGCTTATACATGAGTTTGACTAATCTTCTAAGATGTTGTTAAAATACCATTACcattaattttaatgttttttttgttttttttaaaaaacacaataattgCGAAGTGATTGTCCAACATGGAGACAGCTTAGTAAGGAGGAGAAATCAAATAATGGTCTGATCCAGAATCTCCACTTCTTCATTGCTTAACTCAGCAGTTAAGAAATGGACATTTCTTAACTGAATGATTGTGTACTGTAGCAACCAAGGGGGTAAGCTCACCTTCAGTATGAAATGGACTGGCATGTCTGGTCTTATTGACCACTCAGCAATTTAAACTGCCAACCACATGTAATCATCGACTCATATACTTCTTTATTCTATACAATTTAAGCACTTTACCGTCTCTTTTCCACAGCATGTATTAGGTAAGTAAATATTAACCTCCACCAGGCCTCTGGTGAACTCTGATTAACAAATTAAGTTGAATTTAACCACATGCCAAACAACAATTAATCTTGGCATTAcagttcttttttattttgtgaatGTGCTTCCTTTCCTAACAGACAGATGAGGTCATGGTTTATAAAGACATCAATCTTACCTGGGAAGTTGAAAGGTCCCTTCTTTGAGTGGTCAGGGAAATAAGAGGCTATAGGAGGTGTGGGCTGTCACACAGCACATGTGACTTGGTCCATCCGCACCTCCAGCTGGAGGGCGTCCGGTCGGTCCTGAGGGTTTACTGCAAGCATCTCGTGGAGGagtttcttctcctcctcagacATGGAGCTTCTGGCCTTCTGAGGAATATGGAGCACCATCTTGGGGTTCTCCAGCAAAGCCTCCCCAACGGGGACAATTTCCGAGCCTTGCCGAACATAAGTACCCAGCAGTTCACGCTTGGACTCTGCGTCAATAAATGTAATCCTTTCGATCATTGCCCAGATGATGATGCCCAAAGCAAAGATGTCAGCCTTGGCTGTGTAGTGACCCTCCCACACCTCAGGAGCCATGTAGAAGTCTGAGCCACAGGCTGATGACAACCAGAATTTGTTTATGTTGACCGTGCTGTTCTGGACGCTCCCTCTGCCGCCTGCTCCTGCTACGGGATGTTCTTCACGGTTTTTGGAGGTCAGACCAGCACAAACCTTACTGAGTCCAAAGTCAGCCACTTTAAGAATAGGAAAACCAGATTTCTGTGAGATAAGAATGTTGTCTGGTTTAAGGTCGCGGTGGACGATACTGTTCCTGTGCAGGAAAGCCACAGCACTGGTCAGCTGGCGCATAAAGTTTCTGTTGGTCTGGGGGTCAGGCCGGCGGGACAAAATGTACTGGTTAAGGTCCCCACCGTCACAAAACTCCATAACAAACCAGAGGTAACATGGTTCCTCTGAGTAGCCCAGGATACGCTCTCCTGCAACAACAAAGGGAGCAGATATGAACAGTGGGATGACAACTGTCAAACACCGAAATGAAGTCAGCTGATGAGCAGTTAAACCCAGTCGTGTTCCGTGCCATGACAGTGACCAGCATTGAAGAAAACTGAGTCACTGACTCAAACAAGTGCAGTGCCATTTCTGCACACGAGAACTCACGTGCCGacagtttactttgttttttctccaggaaagaaaatttaaaaagtcaaCTGCAAGATTCTGGTAAAA contains:
- the stk35 gene encoding serine/threonine-protein kinase 35; the encoded protein is MLTFNKKEVMDSNDGRKRRKVSGFVRGCRRSVAGKMKREMSKVLRSIALDDNNHKELVQGEEDDYDCFPISFLRSDLLEPHLVVAPRYSLLREVGRGSYGVVYEAVARKTGARVAVKRLQCDAPEKVELALAEFWALTSLENRHQNVVQLEECVLQRNGLAQKMSHGNKKSKQYLRLVETSLKGERILGYSEEPCYLWFVMEFCDGGDLNQYILSRRPDPQTNRNFMRQLTSAVAFLHRNSIVHRDLKPDNILISQKSGFPILKVADFGLSKVCAGLTSKNREEHPVAGAGGRGSVQNSTVNINKFWLSSACGSDFYMAPEVWEGHYTAKADIFALGIIIWAMIERITFIDAESKRELLGTYVRQGSEIVPVGEALLENPKMVLHIPQKARSSMSEEEKKLLHEMLAVNPQDRPDALQLEVRMDQVTCAV